One Branchiostoma floridae strain S238N-H82 chromosome 15, Bfl_VNyyK, whole genome shotgun sequence DNA window includes the following coding sequences:
- the LOC118432087 gene encoding trichohyalin-like, which yields MYSQAQKDMAKRNLGLKLGNLPGLKKQQEKKEMELADDGKKCDVHQEGREIEIEDTEKGRKGKLDEKVRNIDMDDGDRRAKMKEKGRKMTVSEKGKEMTTEEVGKVLEMEEDGRLIGVEERGTKTQLNLGGKNLAMQEEGRRVALQDRDKLMQLEEKGSRMEMDEDDRMMAMEEDTRKLSIKEKGRKMGLKEDEKRLAMAKEGKKIMLDEKSKSMALQEEGKDLELEEKHKKMEAEDLFSGRKIASQDSQKKMALEENGRKTALQERERKMQLDDKSRGKSMELEERGKRLAVKEKGKSFELEEEGMKEKQRQEFEGGHKTKSQEKSKKVQQTTEETEDGRRMELEESQKEEEHKEESKVESFNGGFMETSTSSSRESKSERREESYEGGNITMGMADFGDEDWGMELPGNAASRKPQSGRRKFGASFEQESDDRMKEMEEEMARMTIGGAKKMKRQGNGAMEDMMKKISSQQGGGTTRKTYIKRGGSFSMDEQMDMGGQCSFYSHDIDL from the exons ATGTATTCCCAAGCACAGAAAGACATGGCAAAAAGAAACCTCGGCTTGAAGTTAGGAAACCTCCCCGGACTTAAGAAACAAcaagagaagaaagaaatggAGCTTGCAGACGACGGTAAGAAATGCGACGTGCATCAAGAAGGGAGGGAGATAGAGATCGAAGACACCGAAAAGGGACGGAAAGGAAAACTGGACGAAAAGGTGAGGAATATAGACATGGACGATGGAGATAGGAGGGCCAAAATGaaggaaaagggaagaaaaatgaCGGTGAGTGAAAAGGGAAAGGAGATGACAACGGAAGAAGTGGGGAAAGTTCTAGAAATGGAGGAAGATGGCCGACTAATTGGGGTCGAAGAGAGGGGGACAAAGACGCAGTTGAATCTAGGCGGAAAGAACCTTGCAATGCAGGAGGAAGGTCGCAGGGTGGCGCTGCAGGATCGTGACAAACTGATGCAGCTGGAGGAGAAGGGGAGCCGGATGGAAATGGACGAGGATGACAGGATGATGGCGATGGAAGAAGACACAAG GAAATTGTCTATCAAAGAAAAGGGGAGAAAGATGGGCCTAAAAGAAGACGAAAAGAGATTGGCCATGgcaaaggaaggaaagaagatCATGCTAGACGAAAAATCGAAATCCATGGCACTGCAAGAGGAGGGGAAAGATCTAGAGCTAGAAGAGAAGCATAAAAAGATGGAGGCAGAAGATTTGTTCTCGGGGAGGAAGATTGCTTCACAGGACAGCCAAAAGAAAATGGCGCTGGAGGAAAATGGCAGAAAAACCGCGCTGCAAGAACGAGAGAGAAAGATGCAACTAGACGACAAATCCAGAGGAAAATCCATGGAACTCGaagaaagagggaagaggctTGCCGTCAAAGAAAAGGGTAAAAGTTTCGAGCTCGAAGAAGAAGGAATGAAGGAGAAACAAAGGCAGGAGTTCGAAGGAGGCCACAAGacaaaatcgcaagaaaagagcAAGAAGGTCCAACAGACAACCGAAGAAACCGAAGACGGTAGAAGAATGGAGCTCGAGGAatctcagaaagaagaagaacacaagGAAGAAAGCAAGGTGGAATCCTTCAACGGGGGCTTCATGGAGACCAGCACATCTAGCAGTCGGGAATCAAAGAgtgagagaagagaagagagtTACGAGGGAGGAAACATCACCATGGGAATGGCTGATTTTGGCGACGAGGATTGGGGAATGGAGCTTCCTGGAAATGCGGCAAGCAGAAAGCCACAAAGTGGACGTAGAAAGTTTGGAGCGAGCTTTGAACAAGAGAGCGACGACAGGATGAAAGAGATGGAGGAAGAGATGGCGAGAATGACAATCGGAGGTGCCAAGAAGATGAAGAGGCAAGGAAACGGCGCCATGGAAGATATGATGAAGAAAATCAGCAGCCAACAAGGAGGAGGAACGACCAGGAAGACATACATCAAGCGAGGAGGAAGTTTCTCAATGGATGAACAAATGGATATGGGAGGACAGTGTAGCTTCTACAGCCATGATATTGACCTCTAA
- the LOC118431955 gene encoding CMP-N-acetylneuraminate-beta-1,4-galactoside alpha-2,3-sialyltransferase-like isoform X2, which translates to MRRFPHYLPLNQNSEDTPTMSTLTRTYLVIIIIGFSVVLSLLYYVSSHMMTPQHRREHLHDSPGLLRKHTGSQPSLYEEPGLSNATENPSTSKDDNQSHQIRVLEETTDNKTYSRTTLPLKQTTKTVKQTAKTVKQTAKTVSNGGAPKPETRPIFVQKVEEKETVKDAVAMEMGDENGVADEEEVCRPHHASSTIVNTHPKFRKDIPLFVTNDYKSYSSVMNYSPPFGLRGTDKDLMNVLKILPQASTMPENIERIPCKRCIVVGSGGILLGKKLGPQIDDFDIVIRMNNGPVKGYEEDVGHKTTIRMSYPEGALQDPGGYHQDSLFLMVPFKSLDFLWLQRIIGKQSVGDIASRFWKSIAHAIPKNADKFRIVNPALLQETSFDLIGFPTMGGKMGKNVPTIGSLAIIWAINYCDEVTVAGFGYDLSQPTVWLHYYKDAKMSSIAKSWTHDINKEKEFLKTLVRNGVITDLTGGIIGHV; encoded by the exons ATGAGAAGATTCCCCCACTATCTCCCCTTGAAC CAGAACAGCGAGGACACGCCCACCATGTCCACCCTCACGCGCACGTAtctcgtcatcatcatcatcggatTCTCCGTGGTGCTGTCGCTGCTGTACTACGTCAGTAGTCACATGATGACACCTCAGCACAGAAGGGAGCATCTTCATGACTCACCTG GACTCTTAAGAAAGCACACAGGTAGCCAACCCTCTCTGTATGAAGAACCTGGGCTCAG CAATGCTACAGAAAACCCCTCAACTTCTAAAGATGACAACCAAAGCCACCAGATTAGAGTTTTGGAAGAgacaacagacaacaaaacatatagtaGAACAACCCTTCCTTTGAAACAGACTACAAAAACTGTGAAACAGACGGCAAAAACTGTGAAACAGACAGCAAAAACTGTGTCAAATGGCGGTGCACCAAAACCAGAAACCAGACCAATCTTTGTGCAGAAAGTAGAGGAGAAAGAGACAGTTAAAGATGCGGTTGCCATGGAAATGGGTGATGAGAATGGCGTGGCAGATGAGGAGGAAGTTTGTCGGCCACACCACGCCTCCAGCACTATTGTCAACACACATCCAAA GTTCAGAAAGGACATTCCCCTGTTTGTGACCAATGACTACAAATCCTACAGCTCTGTTATGAACTACTCGCCTCCATTTGGTTTAAGAGGAACAG ATAAAGACTTGATGAATGTGTTGAAGATTCTCCCACAGGCATCCACTATGCCAGAGAACATTGAAAG AATACCGTGTAAGCGCTGTATAGTGGTGGGCAGTGGTGGCATTTTGCTGGGAAAGAAGCTGGGACCTCAGATAGACGACTTTGATATAGTCATAAG AATGAACAACGGTCCCGTGAAAGGTTACGAGGAGGACGTCGGTCACAAGACCACGATCAGAATGTCGTACCCGGAGGGCGCGCTACAGGACCCCGGCGGTTACCACCAGGACTCACTGTTCCTCATGGTTCCCTTCAAGTCTTTAGACTTCCTCTGGCTCCAGAGAATCATTGGAAAACAATCAGTG ggTGATATAGCGTCAAGGTTCTGGAAGTCCATCGCCCATGCGATACCGAAGAACGCAGACAAGTTCCGTATCGTGAACCCCGCCCTACTCCAGGAGACGTCCTTCGATCTGATTGGCTTCCCCACCATGGGTGGGAAGATGGGGAAG AATGTACCTACAATTGGCTCTTTGGCAATCATCTGGGCCATCAACTACTGTGATGAGGTAACTGTTGCCGGGTTTGGTTATGATCTATCGCAGCCTACCGTTTGGCTGCACTACTACAAGGACGCCAAGATGTCGTCCATCGCAAAATCCTGGACACACGACATCAACAAGGAGAAGGAATTTCTCAAGACGCTCGTAAGGAATGGCGTTATTACGGACTTGACTGGCGGAATCATTGGACACGTTTGA
- the LOC118431955 gene encoding CMP-N-acetylneuraminate-beta-1,4-galactoside alpha-2,3-sialyltransferase-like isoform X1, with the protein MRRFPHYLPLNQNSEDTPTMSTLTRTYLVIIIIGFSVVLSLLYYVSSHMMTPQHRREHLHDSPGLLRKHTGSQPSLYEEPGLSNATENPSTSKDDNQSHQIRVLEETTDNKTYSRTTLPLKQTTKTVKQTAKTVKQTAKTVSNGGAPKPETRPIFVQKVEEKETVKDAVAMEMGDENGVADEEEVCRPHHASSTIVNTHPKFRKDIPLFVTNDYKSYSSVMNYSPPFGLRGTDKDLMNVLKILPQASTMPENIERIPCKRCIVVGSGGILLGKKLGPQIDDFDIVIRMNNGPVKGYEEDVGHKTTIRMSYPEGALQDPGGYHQDSLFLMVPFKSLDFLWLQRIIGKQSVGDIASRFWKSIAHAIPKNADKFRIVNPALLQETSFDLIGFPTMGGKMGKNVPTIGSLAIIWAINYCDEVTVAGFGYDLSQPTVWLHYYKDAKMSSIAKSWTHDINKEKEFLKTLVRNGVITDLTGGIIGHV; encoded by the exons ATGAGAAGATTCCCCCACTATCTCCCCTTGAACCAGAACAGCGAGGACACGCCCACCATGTCCACCCTCACGCGCACGTAtctcgtcatcatcatcatcggatTCTCCGTGGTGCTGTCGCTGCTGTACTACGTCAGTAGTCACATGATGACACCTCAGCACAGAAGGGAGCATCTTCATGACTCACCTG GACTCTTAAGAAAGCACACAGGTAGCCAACCCTCTCTGTATGAAGAACCTGGGCTCAG CAATGCTACAGAAAACCCCTCAACTTCTAAAGATGACAACCAAAGCCACCAGATTAGAGTTTTGGAAGAgacaacagacaacaaaacatatagtaGAACAACCCTTCCTTTGAAACAGACTACAAAAACTGTGAAACAGACGGCAAAAACTGTGAAACAGACAGCAAAAACTGTGTCAAATGGCGGTGCACCAAAACCAGAAACCAGACCAATCTTTGTGCAGAAAGTAGAGGAGAAAGAGACAGTTAAAGATGCGGTTGCCATGGAAATGGGTGATGAGAATGGCGTGGCAGATGAGGAGGAAGTTTGTCGGCCACACCACGCCTCCAGCACTATTGTCAACACACATCCAAA GTTCAGAAAGGACATTCCCCTGTTTGTGACCAATGACTACAAATCCTACAGCTCTGTTATGAACTACTCGCCTCCATTTGGTTTAAGAGGAACAG ATAAAGACTTGATGAATGTGTTGAAGATTCTCCCACAGGCATCCACTATGCCAGAGAACATTGAAAG AATACCGTGTAAGCGCTGTATAGTGGTGGGCAGTGGTGGCATTTTGCTGGGAAAGAAGCTGGGACCTCAGATAGACGACTTTGATATAGTCATAAG AATGAACAACGGTCCCGTGAAAGGTTACGAGGAGGACGTCGGTCACAAGACCACGATCAGAATGTCGTACCCGGAGGGCGCGCTACAGGACCCCGGCGGTTACCACCAGGACTCACTGTTCCTCATGGTTCCCTTCAAGTCTTTAGACTTCCTCTGGCTCCAGAGAATCATTGGAAAACAATCAGTG ggTGATATAGCGTCAAGGTTCTGGAAGTCCATCGCCCATGCGATACCGAAGAACGCAGACAAGTTCCGTATCGTGAACCCCGCCCTACTCCAGGAGACGTCCTTCGATCTGATTGGCTTCCCCACCATGGGTGGGAAGATGGGGAAG AATGTACCTACAATTGGCTCTTTGGCAATCATCTGGGCCATCAACTACTGTGATGAGGTAACTGTTGCCGGGTTTGGTTATGATCTATCGCAGCCTACCGTTTGGCTGCACTACTACAAGGACGCCAAGATGTCGTCCATCGCAAAATCCTGGACACACGACATCAACAAGGAGAAGGAATTTCTCAAGACGCTCGTAAGGAATGGCGTTATTACGGACTTGACTGGCGGAATCATTGGACACGTTTGA